cggcgtaatctgtcttctctctccGTAGgagtttcagttgcctttcgttgtgcagcagagacgcgtcgttgagctaatctgtgtgaatgctgagtgtccgtttcttgcgagcgactggcacacctttgcctctttgcttcgtgatcacgctgtaatgtgtcgtctctcgcagcagcaggttcagttgcctttcgtttcggcattgttctGTAAGGTCTCCTCcatacaagtgcacatgggtatctGAAGATGGAAAGGCATAGTTggccggaagggagaaaatagaaaatcgcggcttgaaacACACGAATTGGTGAGCAGGGGAACCACCCGACTCAGACGTGGGAGTCGAAATACTCACGTacacaaaggggaaagaacggagaggggtaagcaggaattctgagaggggaagaactggggcttttctacgggggcggctatacagccaaaaggaacccggaccCGGACACGGACACGGACGCCGCACTGggcttttatattatatatatatatatatatacagtatatatatatatatatatatatatatatatgtatgtatattgtggcCAGTGACAAGAAAGTAGTTGGAAGCAGAAAGAAATATTGGGGTACCAGCCCAGTAACAGTGTTTAAttatccaaaaattaaaaatcaaaaacaggtgTTTAAGCGCACAACTAAAAAGACACCAATTTAAGGTCAGCCTTGTAGGCTCTCTTGCTCTCTGGATCTTAGCGGACTCAGGTACAGGTCTGCTTAAAGATGCCACCTTTCTGTGCCGTCAGTTTCTATAGCAGATCAGTCAGAAGGGGCGGGACTTGGGTGTCTTCTTTGGAATATACCATTAGAAACTGCGCCTCCTCTTGTCACAGAGTTGTATTGCTtatttgcatttgcatttataataattgttcaatatattattaatttgatttgttgttgctcccattaggggttgccacaacagatcatcttcttccatatctttctgtcctctacatcgtgttctgttacacccatcacctgcatgtcctctctcaccacatccataaaccttctcttaggccttcctcttttcctcttgcctggcagctctatccttaatatccttctcccaatatacccagcatctctcctctgcacatgtccaaaccaacgcaaacttgcctctctgactttatctcccaaacgtccaacttgagctgaccctctaatgtactcattcctaatactatccatcctcgtcacacccagtgcaagtcttagcatctttaactctgctacctccagctctgtctcctgctttctggtcagtgccaccgtctccaacccatac
This genomic interval from Erpetoichthys calabaricus chromosome 10, fErpCal1.3, whole genome shotgun sequence contains the following:
- the LOC127529327 gene encoding uncharacterized protein LOC127529327 produces the protein MKISRNKTEYMCVNEREVSGMVRMQGAELAKVDEFKYLGSTVQSNVDCGREVKKRVQAGWNGWRRVSGVLCDRQVSARVKGKVYRTVVRPAMLYGLETVALTRKQETELEVAELKMLRLALGVTRMDSIRNEYIRGSAQVGRLGDKVREASLRWFGHVQRRDAGYIGRRILRIELPGKRKRGRPKRRFMDVVREDMQVMGVTEHDVEDRKIWKKMICYTHVHLYGGDLTEQCRNERMKYHYMPPRQAQDVLNEYRYYI